GAAGGTGACGTTGCTGGATCTCACTGCGCCCCGTCTCACCTTATTGGGTGAGGCGTCGTTTTCTATCTTGCAAGGTGAGCTTTATCAAGAGCCTGGTTTTGAAGCGTTGGATCAGGTGGAGGGAGATCTCTCTGCTCAGGTTCAGGTGAGCGGTCAGGTGGAGAGTGAGGTGGCTGGGATTTACACCTTACGTTACGGCGTCAGTGACAGTTCGGGCAATGCAGCCCCCGAGCTGATTCGTACGGTCTGGGTGATTAGTATTTTGGATACTGATGGCGATGGCATTTTGAATGAGTTTGATCTGGATGACGATAACGATGGTCTGTCAGATCGGGTGGAAGGTCTGTTAGACAGCGATGGTGATGGTATTCCTGATTATTTGGATCTGGACAGCGATAACGACGGCTTGCCGGATCTACTGGAAGCTTTGGGTGTGGATGAGGGCAACGACGGTCTATGGGATCAGTTTGTAGACCTCAATGGTGATGGTCTTTCCGATGGCTTGTTGCTGATGCCGTTGCAGCCGATGGATACGGATAACGATGGCCTGTCCGATTATCTCGATAACGATTCAGACAACGATACCTTGATGGACATCATTGAAGCCGGTGGTATGGATTACGACAACGACGGTCGAGTGGATCTATTTATTGATCAGAACGGTGATGGTTGGTCGGATCAATTCATCGCTCAGCCGCTGCCGATGTTGGACAGCAATCAAGATGGTGTGGTGGATCAACTGGACAATGATCTTAAATTTGCTCTGAGTACCTCGGTGACGGGAGTGGGCAGCGCGGAACCCTTTTGGTTGTTGATGCTGTTTTCTCTGTTGATTTTGCGGCGGAAGAAATTGGCGGCGCTCTCTTTTTTGCCGATGTTGGCTTTTTCACCGGTCAGCTACAGTCGGACTTCCACTGCTGTCGATGCGAACCTTGAACCGTTACCGAACCCAACCTGGTCTCTAAATATTTTGACTGGCATCAGTCGTTTGCAGCCGAGCCGTACCCAGTTTGGCGTTGATATAGTAGACAATCGTTCCACCGCTTTGGGTGTTGCAGTCGGTTTCCAATGGCATAAAGAGTGGTTACTGGAAGGTTTTGCGCTGAATCTGGGAGAGGTGCGTCTCAAACATCGTTTGGCGCAAATTGGCGAGCTGGGCAGTTTGGCTTACAAAGCCTATGGTTTGAGCCTCGAATACCTGATTCAGCCGCCGAAAAAAAAGCTGCGACCTTATCTAAAAGGAGGGTTGCATATGTTGAGTACTGAGGCTACGGATTCGAGAATTGCATTACGCAATTTGAATGACATCGGCATCCATTGGGGTGCCGGTTTTTTGTGGCCAATCAATTCTCGGTGGGGCATTAAGCTGGATTACAGCCACTTTGATCGTGATGCTCAAGTGTTGGCGCTGGCGTTTCAGGCGCGTTGGGATCGCTCTTCTAGTGTGGTGAACACCGTTTCGCTGCCACCCCCTGTTGTCGTACAAAGGCAGGTGGTTGAAGTTAAAGAAAAACCTGTTCAGGTTGAGCCGTTGTTGATTCAATTTCGAATCGGTTTTGCCTACGATCAGTCTATTTTATCTAAGGCGGAGCAGACAGTTTTGCACGCTCTGGCTTTGCAGTTGCTCGAACGTGATGGGGCGATTTTATTGCTGGAGGGACATGCGGACAGTCGTGGCAGTCAAGATTACAATCAACGTCTTTCTGTAGAACGTGCCGATGCGGTGCGGGATTATCTGCTTCAGCAAGGGGTGAGTGGCCGTCGTTTGCAAGTCAACGGTTATGGTGAGCGTCAGCCGTTGCGGAGTAATGCAACGGTTGCTGGGCGGACAGAAAATCGACGGGTGGAAATTCGCACTCTGTTGCCTTAATGGCTTAAAATGGTGAGCTCTGCTTATCCACTGTTCAGTTAAGGTTTTTTTGTATGTCTGGTCAGAGCGACTCTTTTTGGCATTCTCGCCGTTTGCGTTTTTTATTCTTTTTAACTCTCTTTCATTTTGCTGCCTTTCTGCTGTTTCGGCTTGGCTTTTTGTTCTCCTTTTGGCCGTCTGATTCGATTTCGTTTGTCAGTGCGGTGCAAGCCTTTTATCTGGGAGCCAAATTTGATCTGCGTTTGGTGATGCTGCTGAGTTTGCCAATTCTGTTTCTGGCCGCCTTGCCACGGTTTAATCTGCTGCATTCGCTCTGGGTACGCACATTGGGGCAGCTCTATTTAGTGTGTGTCATGGCTTTTATTTCGTTGGCCTACTTTCTTGATTTTGGTCATTACGCTTATTTGAAAGAGCGCCTGAACGCCTCTGTGTTGCGTTTTGTTGATAACCCTGAGATCTCCGCCAGTATGTTGTGGCAGAGTTACCCCATAGTAAAAATAACCTTGTTATGGTTGCTTTTAGTGGGCTTATACGCCTTTTTTCTGCATAAATTGACTCAGCGTTTTTTGACTGGAAAAGCATCTGATTTACGTTGGCGTGAGAAATTAATCGCGGCGCTGCTGGTGTTCGTTGTCATGGTGTCGGGGCTGTACGGCAAATTATCGTGGTATCCGTTGCGTTGGAGTGATGCCTTTGTGGAGAACAACGCCTTTGCCTCGGCGTTGGCGCTCAATCCGATGCTGTTCTATTTTGATACGCTGAAATACGAGGTGGCTCAGCCTTACGATGCGGAGCAAACGCGCTTTGCTTATCCGTTAATGACCCGATTTTTAGGTTTGTCGCAGGGTGAGGCGACAGAGCCGCTGAGTTATCGACGTGAGGTGGTGAGTCAACGTAAACCAGCGAAACAACCCAATATTGTTTATGTGCTGGTGGAGTCTTTGGGCGCGAATCAATTGGGCTTGTTTGGTAACACGCTGAATGCCACCCCCAATTTGGATCGTCTGGCGCGTGAAGGGCTGTTTTTTGATCGTTTTTATGTGCCAGTGGGTGGCACGGCGCGCTCGGTGTTTGCCTTGCTGACCGGTATCCCTGATGTTTCGCCAGTGCGCACCGCCAGCCGCAACCCGTTGATCGTCAATCAGCAGATGTTATTGAGTCAATTTGAGGGTTATGAAAAGTACTATTTTATCGGTGGTAGCGCCAGTTGGGGCAATATTCGGGGGGTGTTGCAAAACAACATCAAGGATCTAAATCTTTACGAAGAGGGGCGTTATTCCGCCCCCAAAGTTGATGTTTGGGGCATTTCGGATCTGGATCTGTTTCGTGAAGCCAGCAGGGTGTTTGTTCAGCGTGATGCAGATAAACCGTTTATTGCGCTGATTCAGACCGCCGGTAATCACCCGCCTTTTACCATTCCTGAAGATAATTTGGATTTTGAAATTAAAGCCTTACCCGAAGATAAAAAGCAGTGGCAAGGTTTTCCCTTGCAGGGGCGTTACAACGGTGTGCGTCTGGTGGATTATTTTATCGGTGAATTAATTAAATTGGGTGAGCAGGCGGGTTATGGCGAGAATACGATTTATGTTTTTCATGGTGATCACGGCATTACCAGCAGCCCCTCGCCGCACATGGGTAAAGCCTATGATGCTTTGAATTTATTCACTTACCACACGCCGCTGATTATCTACTCACCAAACTATGTGCAGCCTCGGCGTATTTCTCAGGTGACCAGTGAAGTGGATGTGTTCCCGACCTTAGCCGGTTTGGCCGGTTTGAGTTATAAAAATACCACCTTGGGACGTGACGCACTGCAACGAAATGAGAATGCCGATTCGTTGGCTTTTCTTTATGGTTTTAACAGTCGTTTGGGGGTGATGAGCGAGCGTTTTGTCTCGGCTACGGATTTTAGAGCCGAGCAGAATAAAACGTATTTGTATGATCTGGATAGTGAAACACCGGCTCTGGACGTGGCGGCAGAGTTTCCTGATGAAGCGCAGCGCCTTGCAGAGTACGGACGCGCCTTTTATGAAACCGCCCGTTACATGCTCTATTTTAATGGCGGATCAAAATAATTCGCCAAACCAGAAGTTTATGCCGCGTTTGAGAAATTCATCAAAGCGCAGGTAGTGAGTGCCGTCGCAAGAAAAATTGAGCGCCACCATGCCGTTGCAGAGGTTTAGCGAAAGAGAGCGCAGATAAACCGTTTCATCGGCAAAACGCAGCTGCTGCCCCATTTCCAAAATGGGTAAAATCTCATTGGGAGCCACAATAGCCTGTTGCAGATAAGGGCGACGTGGGTAGGCGAGACAGGTGTCGGGATCAATTAACTCATCGAAATTGAGCAGTCGATAGGCGTACGGGCTGTCCAGCGCCCAAATGGTGGCACGGCTGCTGGAAAAATGCAGTTTGCAGTGGAACACGCCGTGGTTGACCATCAGTTCGTTCATCAGCGGCAGAATGGTGTCGAGGTTGCCATCCATCGCGCTCTCCGCTCGCTGCTGAGCAAACAGGCCGCCACGAATGGCGGGGTCGCCTTTGATCTGTCGCCAATCTTGCGACTCTTGGTAAATTTCCTCGGTGCCTGGCAGTTCACGCAGGTCGTAATCCGCCCCGAGAAAACCGATGTGTTGCTGCTCAGCATCTCGAATGACATGAATGGCGGTCAAGGAAGGGCGTTTGTTGTTGCGGCTGATGTAAGCTTCGGAGAGTTTAAAATCGGTGCTGCCGATAATGTCTTGCATGTAAGGACGGTCGAGACGATCACGGCCAAAATGAGCTTCATCAAGGCCGTCATCGGTGACGTTGTCGGTCAACTGAATGCCGTTTTGATCCATTATATAGAGGTGTTTGCAGCGAATTTCAGTCAAAGCCTGTTGCAGCATCTTCTCTAAGGCGGTGCGATCATGCAGTTGTGTGGCGCTGTTTTTGGCCAAAGTGCGCATGCTTTTGCTCAACAGAACTGCGAGGTGTTCACGCTGACGGTAAATGGCTTCTTTTAAACTGCTGCTCATGAGGCGTCCATAAAGTAAACAAAGTCTTAATTATACCCAACTGTTGTGACGGGCTGGTGACTTTTTTGTTTACTTTGTTTGGGGCTGATTTATGGAACGCTCCTTTGTGGTGCAGAAGATTAGGCCTGTGGGCGGGAAACCGCTAAACTGCGCCCATATTTGTCTGTGATCGGTTGGAGGAGGTGTTATGAGTCAGGTGAAGTTTCGCAGTGAACACGACAGCATGGGTGAGCTACAGGTGCCGAAAGAGGCCTTGTATGGGGCGCAGACCCAGCGAGCGGTGGAGAATTTTCCCATCAGTGGGTTGCGCCTGCCTCGTGAGATGATTCGTGCGTTGGGGCTGTTAAAACACGCTTGCGCGCAGGCCAATTTTGATCTGGGGCTGCTCAGCCAAGATCGCTGCGGCTCGATTCAAAAGGCGGCACTGGAGGTCGCCGCCGGTCAACACGACGCTCATTTTCCGGTGGATATTTTTCAGACCGGTTCCGGTACCAGCTCGAACATGAACTGCAACGAAGTGGTGGCGCATTTGGCCAGCGAGTACGGTCATAAGACGGTGCATCCCAACGACCATGTGAACATGAGTCAAAGTTCCAACGATGTCTTTCCCAGTACGATTCACATCGCCGCTGTTCTGGCGCTGCACGAACAACTGCTGCCTGCGTTGGTGCAGTTGGCCGAAGCCATTGAGGCGCGTGCCGACGAACTAAAAGATAAGGTTAAAACCGGTCGCACCCATCTGATGGACGCGATGCCGGTGCGTATGGATCAAGAACTGGGGGGCTGGGCGGCGCAGATTCGCCACGGCATTGAGCGCATTGAAGCCTCTTTGCCGCGTCTACTGGAGATCGCCTCCGGTGGCACGGCGGTGGGTACGGGCATCAACGCTCATGCTGAATTTGGTTCGCGGGTGGCGCGGGTGCTGGCCGCTGAGAGCGGTTTGCCCTTCGTGACGATGGAGAACTATTTTGAGGCGCTGAGCTGCCAAGATGCGGCGGCAGAGATGAGCGGCCAGCTAAAAGTGGTGGCCATCAGTTTGATGAAAATCGCCAACGATCTGCGCTGGATGAACAGCGGGCCGCTGGCAGGGCTGGGTGAGATCGCACTGCCTGTGCTGCAACCGGGCAGCAGCATCATGCCAGGTAAGGTAAATCCGGTGGTGCCGGAGGCGATCTGCATGCTGGCAGCACAGGTGATGGGCAATGACAGCGCGATTACCGTCGGCGCGCAGGCGGGCAATTTTCAGCTCAATGTGATGTTGCCGATGATCGCGTATAACTTGTTGCAGAGCATCACCCTGCTGGCCAATGGCAGTCGTGTGTTGGCAGAAAAAGCCATCGCGGGTTTCACGGTCAATGATGAGCATTTGAGTCACGCTTTGGAGTGCAATCCCATTTTGGTCACGGCGCTGAACGGCGTGATTGGTTATGAAAAAGGCGCAGCCATTGCCAAGCAGGCGTATCGTGAAAACCGCCCTGTTCTGGAGGTGGCATTGGAAAATACCGATTTATCAGAGGTGGAATTGAAACGTCTGCTTGATCCGGCCAAATTAACTCAAGGTGGGTTGTAGGCAGCGGTGAAGGTTAAAGATCAGATTTACCAGCAGCCGTTGACGGAGGTGGCTGGGTTCAGTTTCGATGCGGCGGTGGCGCAGGTGTTCCCCGATATGATTCAGCGTTCGGTGCCCGGTTACCTCACTCTGGTGGAGAACATCGGCGTGATCGGCGCGCAATTTTACCAAACAGGCAGCCGTTGTTACGATCTGGGCTGTTCTTTGGGGGCGGTTAGCTTTTCTTTGCGGCGGCAAAATCCGCAGGTGCCCATTGTGGCGGTGGACAACTCCGAGGCGATGTTGGCGCGTTGCGATGAACATCTGCGCCGTGCTGGTGAGGGTGAGAACATCGAGCTGCGCTGTGCCGATATTACTCAGCTAAAAATCGAAAATGCATCGGTGGTGGTGCTTAATTTTACCCTGCAATTTGTGGAGTTGGCGCAGCGTGAGGCGTTGTTGGCGGAGATTTACGCCGGTTTGAATCGTGGCGGGGTGTTGATTTTATCGGAGAAAATCGCGCTGGAATCGGCAGAAAAAGAGCAGCGGTTTGTTGATCTGCACCACGGCTTTAAACGCGCCAATGGTTACAGTGATCTGGAAATCAGTCAAAAACGTTCGGCGCTGGAGAATGTCTTGATTCCTGAGACCGTGCAGCAGCATCAACAGCGGTTGCAGGCGGTGGGGTTTGAATCGGTTGAGGTTTGGTTTCAGTGTTGGAATTTTGTTTCGTTGTTGGCGGTGAAGTGAGTTTTTTAATAAAATTGGATAGAAAATTTATAGGAGTGAATATGACAGATAAAGCGATTTTTTGGCGGGTTTGTGATGGTTTTGTTGATAATTGGGACGTTCTTTCTGATGTATAAAATATGTCAATACCTCTGAATAAAATCATTCTTAAAACCACCAAAGCTACAGACCTCTTCGACGCTGGCACCATTCAAAGCCTCTGGAGCGGTTACGGCAGCATCGACCGTTACGGCTTGATCGGTTCATCTCGCAGCAGTGTGGTGGTGAAACACGTTCGTTTGCCGGATCAGAGTCAACACCCACGGGGCTGGGACAGCGACCGCTCTCATCAGCGAAAAGTACGCTCCTACCAAGTGGAGAGCGAATGGTATCGCCAGTGGTCGGCTCGTTGTGGCGAGTCAGCGCGTGTGCCCGAATGTCTGGCATTGGAGCAGCATGAGGGTGAGTGGTTGATGGTTTTGGAGGATCTGGACAGCTCCGGTTATTCGCAACGCAAAGATCAGGTGACGCTGGATGAGATGCGCGTCTGTTTGAGTTGGTTAGCCCATTTTCATGCGCAATTTATGGGCGAAACGCCAGCGGGTTTGTGGCCGGTGGGCTGTTATTGGCACTTGGAAACGCGCCCTGATGAGTTGGCCAGTATGGAAGAGGGGGCGCTGAAAGAAGCCGCTGAGGCGTTGGATAAGCTGTTAACGACTGCGCCGTTTCAAACCGTTGTTCATGGCGATGCCAAATTGGCTAATTTCTGTTTTTCCGCTGAAGGTGATCTTGTGGCCGCAGTGGATTTTCAGTACGTCGGTGGCGGTTGCGGCATGAAAGATGTGGCTTATTTTATCGGCAGTTGTCTGAATGAATCGGAATGTGAGCGTCTGGAAGACGTCTTGTTGACGCATTATTTCTCTGCTCTCAACGTTGCTTTGTCAGAGCACCAACCAGAGATTAATCCTGATGAAGTGGAGGCCGCTTGGCGACCCCTTTACCCCGTGGCGTGGACGGATTTTTACCGTTTTCTCAAGGGCTGGAGTCCTGATCATTGGAAAATTCACCGTTACAGTGAACGACTGGCCAAAGAGGTGGTTGCGGCGTTGGCTTTTTGACAAACCTGAAAATAACGATTAGTGTCTAGTCATACTGGTTTGATTTGGGGGTGTGATGATGAAAGACAATACGTGGCAATTACAGGAAGCAAAGAGCAGGTTTAGCCAGTTGGT
This sequence is a window from Gammaproteobacteria bacterium. Protein-coding genes within it:
- a CDS encoding LTA synthase family protein; translation: MSGQSDSFWHSRRLRFLFFLTLFHFAAFLLFRLGFLFSFWPSDSISFVSAVQAFYLGAKFDLRLVMLLSLPILFLAALPRFNLLHSLWVRTLGQLYLVCVMAFISLAYFLDFGHYAYLKERLNASVLRFVDNPEISASMLWQSYPIVKITLLWLLLVGLYAFFLHKLTQRFLTGKASDLRWREKLIAALLVFVVMVSGLYGKLSWYPLRWSDAFVENNAFASALALNPMLFYFDTLKYEVAQPYDAEQTRFAYPLMTRFLGLSQGEATEPLSYRREVVSQRKPAKQPNIVYVLVESLGANQLGLFGNTLNATPNLDRLAREGLFFDRFYVPVGGTARSVFALLTGIPDVSPVRTASRNPLIVNQQMLLSQFEGYEKYYFIGGSASWGNIRGVLQNNIKDLNLYEEGRYSAPKVDVWGISDLDLFREASRVFVQRDADKPFIALIQTAGNHPPFTIPEDNLDFEIKALPEDKKQWQGFPLQGRYNGVRLVDYFIGELIKLGEQAGYGENTIYVFHGDHGITSSPSPHMGKAYDALNLFTYHTPLIIYSPNYVQPRRISQVTSEVDVFPTLAGLAGLSYKNTTLGRDALQRNENADSLAFLYGFNSRLGVMSERFVSATDFRAEQNKTYLYDLDSETPALDVAAEFPDEAQRLAEYGRAFYETARYMLYFNGGSK
- a CDS encoding PDC sensor domain-containing protein, yielding MSSSLKEAIYRQREHLAVLLSKSMRTLAKNSATQLHDRTALEKMLQQALTEIRCKHLYIMDQNGIQLTDNVTDDGLDEAHFGRDRLDRPYMQDIIGSTDFKLSEAYISRNNKRPSLTAIHVIRDAEQQHIGFLGADYDLRELPGTEEIYQESQDWRQIKGDPAIRGGLFAQQRAESAMDGNLDTILPLMNELMVNHGVFHCKLHFSSSRATIWALDSPYAYRLLNFDELIDPDTCLAYPRRPYLQQAIVAPNEILPILEMGQQLRFADETVYLRSLSLNLCNGMVALNFSCDGTHYLRFDEFLKRGINFWFGELF
- a CDS encoding class II fumarate hydratase, which produces MSQVKFRSEHDSMGELQVPKEALYGAQTQRAVENFPISGLRLPREMIRALGLLKHACAQANFDLGLLSQDRCGSIQKAALEVAAGQHDAHFPVDIFQTGSGTSSNMNCNEVVAHLASEYGHKTVHPNDHVNMSQSSNDVFPSTIHIAAVLALHEQLLPALVQLAEAIEARADELKDKVKTGRTHLMDAMPVRMDQELGGWAAQIRHGIERIEASLPRLLEIASGGTAVGTGINAHAEFGSRVARVLAAESGLPFVTMENYFEALSCQDAAAEMSGQLKVVAISLMKIANDLRWMNSGPLAGLGEIALPVLQPGSSIMPGKVNPVVPEAICMLAAQVMGNDSAITVGAQAGNFQLNVMLPMIAYNLLQSITLLANGSRVLAEKAIAGFTVNDEHLSHALECNPILVTALNGVIGYEKGAAIAKQAYRENRPVLEVALENTDLSEVELKRLLDPAKLTQGGL
- the cmoA gene encoding carboxy-S-adenosyl-L-methionine synthase CmoA, with product MKVKDQIYQQPLTEVAGFSFDAAVAQVFPDMIQRSVPGYLTLVENIGVIGAQFYQTGSRCYDLGCSLGAVSFSLRRQNPQVPIVAVDNSEAMLARCDEHLRRAGEGENIELRCADITQLKIENASVVVLNFTLQFVELAQREALLAEIYAGLNRGGVLILSEKIALESAEKEQRFVDLHHGFKRANGYSDLEISQKRSALENVLIPETVQQHQQRLQAVGFESVEVWFQCWNFVSLLAVK
- a CDS encoding phosphotransferase, yielding MSIPLNKIILKTTKATDLFDAGTIQSLWSGYGSIDRYGLIGSSRSSVVVKHVRLPDQSQHPRGWDSDRSHQRKVRSYQVESEWYRQWSARCGESARVPECLALEQHEGEWLMVLEDLDSSGYSQRKDQVTLDEMRVCLSWLAHFHAQFMGETPAGLWPVGCYWHLETRPDELASMEEGALKEAAEALDKLLTTAPFQTVVHGDAKLANFCFSAEGDLVAAVDFQYVGGGCGMKDVAYFIGSCLNESECERLEDVLLTHYFSALNVALSEHQPEINPDEVEAAWRPLYPVAWTDFYRFLKGWSPDHWKIHRYSERLAKEVVAALAF